The genomic interval CCACTCGATGGCCCGCCTCGGAAGCCCACAGCTTCGCGATGGCCACGGCCTTCGCCGCGGGCTGCCCCGAGTCCAGCGCGCACGCGGCCTTCCACAGTGTCAGCCGCATGGCCTCCACGTCGATGGCTGCATCCGCCGCGCGCTGCGAGACGGCCTGGAAGGTGGCGATAGCCCGGCCGAACTGGTGCCGCGTCCCGGTGTATTCCGCGGTCATTCGGAGTGCCCGTTCGGCGACGCCGAGCTGGAGTGCGCACACGCCTAGGGTGGCTCGCTCCAACAACCACGTGAGCACGCGGTCGCCATCTCCGGGATGAGCCAGCACGTCCTTGGGGTCCACGCGAGCGCTGCTCAGCGTCATGCGCAGCAGTGGCTCACCCGTGGTGGCGTTCTGCCGTTCGTGTGTCACACCCGCTGCGCGCGGGTCGACAAGGAAGACACCGATGTCGCCGTCGCTTGATCGTGCGGGCACGAGGATTCGAGCCGCCAGGTGAGCGGCGGGGACACAGGTCTTGACGCCGCTGAGCCGCCACCATCCGCCGTGGTTCGTGGCGAGAGTCTCCGTGCGCGCGGGGTGTGGCGAGTCCTCCGTGAGCGCGGCCGTGAGGAATGTTCGCCCCTCGGCCACGCCTGGGAGCAATCGCTGACGTTGCTCGCGAGTTCCGAAGGCGGAGAGGGGGAGCGCACCGAGCACCAGCGTGGGCCAGAGAGGAACAGGGGCCACCGCCGCTCCGGCCTCCACGAGAAGGGCACACAGCTCGCGCATCCCGTGTCCGCTGCCTCCCTCTGTCGCGGGAATGCCCGTGCCGAGGAGCCCCGTGGTGGCCAGTTGTGCCCACAGGTTCCGGTCCAGGAAGTCCGCGCTCGTCTCGGCGGCGGTGAGGGACGCAGGGGAGACATGCTCACGGAAGAGCTTCCTCGCGAGCCCGCTGACCGTCTGTTGCGCCTCGGTGTAGGAGAAGTCCATGCGTGCTCCGGATGGGGCTTGGGGGGCTCATCGAGAGGGCCGTGGCATTCCCAGGCCCACCGTGGCGATGAGGTCACGCTGCACTTCGTTGTTGCCGCCTCCGAAGGTGAGGACGAGCGAGGCCCGGCAGTAGCGCTCCACGCGGCCGCGAAGGAGCGCGCCCGCTGAGCCCTTCTTGAGTCCACCGGACGGGCCGAGGACCTCGAGCAGTCGTTGGTAGATTTCGATGAAGGACTCGCTTCCGAAGACCTTGATGCTGGAGGACTCGGCGGGGTCCAGCACACCGTGGTCGATGTTCCAGGCCTGTCGCCAATGCATCAGCTCCAGCACGGTGACGAGCGAGTGGGCTCGCGCCAGTTGGAGCTGGACCCAGGCTTCATCGAGGACACGCCGGCCCGAAGGCGTCCGCGTCTCACGAGCCCAAGCGAGGGTCTCCTCCAGGAAGTACGCCGCCGCGCCTGGAGACAGGAGGACCACCCGCTCGTGGTTGAGCTGCGTGGTGATGAGCTTCCATCCTTCGTTCTCCTTTCCGACGCGCATGGAGACGGGGACGCGGACCTGGTCGTAGAAGGTGGCGCTGGTGCGGTTGCCTCCAAGCGTCTCGATGGGCGTGATGCTGACCCCGGGGAGTTTGGGGTCCACCATCAGGATGCTGAGCCCCTGGTGCTTGGGCGCATCCGGGTCCGTGCGTACCGCCAGCCAGATGTATCCCGCCTGTTCGGCCATGCTGGTGAACACCTTCTGGCCTGTCACCACATAGGAGTCCCCCTCGCGAACCGCGCGGGTGCGCAAGGCCGCGAGGTCCGTGCCTGCCTCCGGTTCGGTGTAGCCGATGGCGAACTGAAGCTCGCCTCGCAGCATCGCGGGGAGCAACCGCGCCTTCTGCTCATCGGTGCCGTACTTCATCAGCGTGGGGCCGACCGTGCACAGGGTGAGGAAGGGGATGGGGAAGCCTGCTCGCTGGGCCTCGTCGAAGAACAGGAACTGTTCCAGGGCGGGGCGCCCCTGGCCTCCGTGCTCGCGCGGCCAGCCGATGCCGAGCCAACCGTCGGCGCCCAGCTTCCTCAGCGCCTGTGTGTAGAGCGGGCCTCCCCCCTCGTTCCCCTCGACCTCGTCGAGGAGCTCCGTGGTGACGAGTTGTTGGAAGTAGCTCCGGAGACGGGCCTGAAGCGCGTGCTCCTCGGCGGAGAGCTCCAGGTGCATGGCTTCTCCTAGGCGCGCTCCTCGGTGGCGGCGCTCCGGGCCCAGCGATAGTCGGGCTTGCCACTGGGATGACGGACGATGTGGTCCACCACTCGGAGTTGTCGGGGGACCTTGTACCCGGACAGCAGGGTACGGCAGTGCTCTCCGAGCACCTCGAGCGAGACGCGATGATTGGGGCGAGGCTCGATGACCGCCGTGACTCGCTCACCCCAGTGCACGTCGGGCACGCCCACCACCACCGCGTCGCGGATGGCTGGATGGGCCTTGAGTGCTGCTTCGACCTCCTCGGGGAAGACCTTCTCTCCGCCGCTGTTGATGCACACCGCGCCTCGGCCCAGCACCGTGATGCGGCCGTCCTTCTCGACGGTGGCGAGGTCTCCAGGGAGGACCCAGCGCACTCCGTCGATGACGAGGAACGTCGCCGCCGTCTTCTCCGGGTCGTTGTAGTAGCCGAGCGGCAGCCGCCCGCGCCTCGCGAGCCTCCCGATGACTCCCGAGCCCGGCTGCACGGGACGCAGGTCTTCTCCGAGCACCGCGCTGTTCTCGTCCATGTAGAACGCCACGGCCTCGCCGGAGGAGAACGCCGTCCCCTGATGTCCGGCCTCCGTCGCGCCGAAGTTGTCGAGAATCAAGGTCTCCGGGAGCTGCTCTTGGAGTTGTTGCCGCACCGCGGAGGAGAGGAACGCACCGGACGAGGAGATGACCCTCAGGCAGGAGAGGTCATAGGGGGCGCCAGTGGCGCGCGCCTGGGCCAGTGCCTCGGCGAGCGGGCGGGCCATGGCGTCGCCGACGATGACCAGCGTGTTGACCTTCTCCGACTGGATGGCCTGGCAGACGCGGTGAGGTTCATAGCTCCTGCCGGGGACGATGACGGCGGTGCCTCCGGAGAAGAGGGCGATGAAGGCCGCCCACTGGGCCGTGCCGTGTACGAAGGGCGCCGCCGTCAACAGGAGCATGGGGGCCGGCCGGTCTCGAGCCAGAGGAGCCAGTGCCTCGGGCCGGTCGATGGGCGGGCCTCCCGGATTGCCTCCCTGGAGTCCGGCGTAGAGCACGTCCTCGTGCCTCCACATCACACCTCGGGGCAGGCCTGTCGTTCCGCCGGTGTAGAGGATGTAGAGGTCGTCACTCGAGCGAGGCTCGAAGTGGCGGTCCGGGGATGCCGTGGCGAGGAGTTGCTCGTATTCGACGTCTCCTCCGCCGCCGACCCCCACGCGGAGCCGCAGGGTGGGCACGTTCGCGGCGACGGCGGTGACCGTCGCGACCATCTCGTGCCCGTGGACGAGCGCCGTGAGGTTCGCGTCCTTCATCAGGAACTCGAGCTCGTTCTCGACGTAGCGGTAGTTGATGTTGATGGGGACCGCCCGGAGCTTGAAGAGTCCGAGGAGGCACTCGAGGAACTCGATGCCGTTGTGCAGGTAGAGCCCCACATGGTCGCCCGCGCGCACGCCACGTGCTCGGAGGGCGTTGGCCAGTTGGTTGGCGCGAGTGTCGAGCTGTTGGAAGGTGCGACGGTGGACTCCTGCCACGGCGGCGAGCCGTTCCGGCATGAGGTCCGCGAGACTCTCGAACAGGTCGGCGAGGTTGAACGTCATGTCTGCTCCCTTGGGCTAGAGCTGCTGACGCGCGACGATCCACATCGAGAAGAACTGCGAGCCACCGCCATAGGCGTGGCCCAGGGCGACCTTCGCGCCGTCGACCTGATGTGCACCCGCGAGGCCTCGGACCTGGAGCGCGGCCTCCGCGAAGCGCAGCATCCCCGAGGCGCCAATGGGGTTCGTCGAGAGCACACCGCCCGAGGGATTGACAGGGAGCGAGCCTCCGAGCTCCGTCGCACCATCGGCGGTCATCCGCCAGCCCTCGTCCCGTTCCGCGAAGCCGAGGTTCTCCAGCCACATCGGCTCGAACCAGGAGAAGGGGACGTAGAGCTCGGCGACGTCGACTTCCCGGCGGGGCGAAGTGATGCCCGCGAGTTTGTAGAGGGCGGCGGCGCAGTCCCGGCCCGCTTGGGGGTTCACCTGGTCCCGGCCCGCGAACATCGTCGGCTCGCTTCGCATGGAGGTCGCCCGCACCCACGCGACGGGGCCCGGGACACGCCGAGCGGCTTCGTCGTTGGTGAGCACCATCGCGCACGCGCCATCAGAGGAGGGGCAAGTCTCGAGATACCGCAGCGGGTCCCAGATCATCGCCGAGTTCGCGACGGCCTCGGTGGAGATGTCACGGAGATGCAGATGGGCGTAGGGGTTGAGCAGCGCGTGCTTGCGGTCCTTGACGGCGACTCGCACGCCGATGTCGGGCGGTGCTCCTGAACGGCGGATGTACGCGCGCACGAGCGGCGCGAAATAGCCCCCCGCGCCCGCGAGCAGAGGCGGCTGGAATGGGTACTTCGGCGAGAGGGCCCACATGGCGTCGCTCTCGGATTGCTTCTCGAAGGCCACGGCGAGCACACGTGCGTGGATGCCCGCGCGGATGAGATTGACGGCCATGATGGCCGTGGATCCACCGACGCTGCCGGCGGTATGCACCCGGAGCAGTGGCTTGCCGCCCGCGCCCAGGCAGTCGGCGAGGTAGAGCTCCGGCATCATCACACCCTCGAACATGTCGGGCGCCTTGCCCAGCACCACGGCGTCGATGTCCTCGAGGGTCAACGCCGCATCGGAGAGTGCCCGGTCCACGGCTTCGCGGACGAGGCCCGCCAGTGACACGTCGTCTCGTCGTGCCGCGTGCCGGCTCTGGCCCACGCCGATGACCGCGCAGTGCCTCACGAGTCCGCCTCCAACACGCAGACCAGGTTCTGCTGGAGACACGGTCCACTCGTCGCATGGGCGACGGCGCGGTGGGCACTGCCATTCATGATGCGCAGAGCCGCTTCGCCAATCCGGATGAGCCCCGCCGACATCAACGGATTCGCGGCGAGTGCTCCACCAGAAGGATTGATGTCCACATCCCCGTCGAGTCCCAGCGCCTCACGGAGGATGAGCTCCTGATGGGTGAACGGGGCATGAAGCTCGGCGACGTCCACTTTCCCTTGGGCCACGCCCGCGTTCGCGGCGGCGAGCGCCGTCGAGGGCGAGCGTGTGAGGTCCCTCATGCCCAGGCCATGGGGCTCGATGCGGTGGTCGACGCCGCGAATCCATGCCGGACGCGACGAGGCCGCGCGCGCCTTGTCGCCCACGGCCAGCACCATCGCCACTGCGCCATCCGAGATAGGAGGGCAGTCATGACGCCGCAGCGGCGCGATGAAGTACGGAGCTTCGAGGAGCGTCTCGGGGACCATGTCCCCTGACAGTTGCGCGTTCGGGTTGGACCTGGCGTTCCTCCGGCTGCGCGCGGCCACTTCCGCCAGGGCTCGCTCCGTCGCGCGCCCTGAGTCGAGGAGGGCACGGGCCTGGAGCGCCGCGAGGCTGATGGCATCCGGCGCCAGCGGCGCCACGTAGTAGGGGTCGAGCTGCATCCCCAGCACATCGCGAGGCTCCCCGAGTGAGGAACGTCCGAACGCATAGACCAGCGCGGTGTCCACATCTCCAAGGGACAAGCGCACGCAGGCTTCGTAGAGCGCCCAGGCGCCGTCCATCTCGACATGGGTCTCCTCGATGGCTGGACACGCCCCCACCGCGTCGAGCGCGAGGACAAAGGAGAAGGGTAGACCCGTCACGAAGTCCGAGCTCCCGGAAGCCGTGAAGCCAATCTCCTCCTTGCGCACCCCAGCCTGGCTCAGCGCGTCCTGGATGACCGGCAGCAGCAGCTCCACGTCGTCACGTGCCCACTCCCGCCGTACAGAGGGGCTCTGCGCGAACGCGACGATGGCCACCTCTCGCGCCGCCATCATCAGAGATGCTCCATGTACGCGTGGAAGGGCGCATCGGGTTCCCCGGTGGGGCGGAAA from Myxococcus stipitatus carries:
- a CDS encoding acyl-CoA dehydrogenase family protein → MDFSYTEAQQTVSGLARKLFREHVSPASLTAAETSADFLDRNLWAQLATTGLLGTGIPATEGGSGHGMRELCALLVEAGAAVAPVPLWPTLVLGALPLSAFGTREQRQRLLPGVAEGRTFLTAALTEDSPHPARTETLATNHGGWWRLSGVKTCVPAAHLAARILVPARSSDGDIGVFLVDPRAAGVTHERQNATTGEPLLRMTLSSARVDPKDVLAHPGDGDRVLTWLLERATLGVCALQLGVAERALRMTAEYTGTRHQFGRAIATFQAVSQRAADAAIDVEAMRLTLWKAACALDSGQPAAKAVAIAKLWASEAGHRVVSTAQHLHGGIGFDTRYPLYRFYLWSKQLELTLGSGTVHLARLGALLAEG
- a CDS encoding acyl-CoA dehydrogenase family protein is translated as MHLELSAEEHALQARLRSYFQQLVTTELLDEVEGNEGGGPLYTQALRKLGADGWLGIGWPREHGGQGRPALEQFLFFDEAQRAGFPIPFLTLCTVGPTLMKYGTDEQKARLLPAMLRGELQFAIGYTEPEAGTDLAALRTRAVREGDSYVVTGQKVFTSMAEQAGYIWLAVRTDPDAPKHQGLSILMVDPKLPGVSITPIETLGGNRTSATFYDQVRVPVSMRVGKENEGWKLITTQLNHERVVLLSPGAAAYFLEETLAWARETRTPSGRRVLDEAWVQLQLARAHSLVTVLELMHWRQAWNIDHGVLDPAESSSIKVFGSESFIEIYQRLLEVLGPSGGLKKGSAGALLRGRVERYCRASLVLTFGGGNNEVQRDLIATVGLGMPRPSR
- a CDS encoding acyl-CoA synthetase is translated as MTFNLADLFESLADLMPERLAAVAGVHRRTFQQLDTRANQLANALRARGVRAGDHVGLYLHNGIEFLECLLGLFKLRAVPININYRYVENELEFLMKDANLTALVHGHEMVATVTAVAANVPTLRLRVGVGGGGDVEYEQLLATASPDRHFEPRSSDDLYILYTGGTTGLPRGVMWRHEDVLYAGLQGGNPGGPPIDRPEALAPLARDRPAPMLLLTAAPFVHGTAQWAAFIALFSGGTAVIVPGRSYEPHRVCQAIQSEKVNTLVIVGDAMARPLAEALAQARATGAPYDLSCLRVISSSGAFLSSAVRQQLQEQLPETLILDNFGATEAGHQGTAFSSGEAVAFYMDENSAVLGEDLRPVQPGSGVIGRLARRGRLPLGYYNDPEKTAATFLVIDGVRWVLPGDLATVEKDGRITVLGRGAVCINSGGEKVFPEEVEAALKAHPAIRDAVVVGVPDVHWGERVTAVIEPRPNHRVSLEVLGEHCRTLLSGYKVPRQLRVVDHIVRHPSGKPDYRWARSAATEERA
- a CDS encoding thiolase domain-containing protein — encoded protein: MRHCAVIGVGQSRHAARRDDVSLAGLVREAVDRALSDAALTLEDIDAVVLGKAPDMFEGVMMPELYLADCLGAGGKPLLRVHTAGSVGGSTAIMAVNLIRAGIHARVLAVAFEKQSESDAMWALSPKYPFQPPLLAGAGGYFAPLVRAYIRRSGAPPDIGVRVAVKDRKHALLNPYAHLHLRDISTEAVANSAMIWDPLRYLETCPSSDGACAMVLTNDEAARRVPGPVAWVRATSMRSEPTMFAGRDQVNPQAGRDCAAALYKLAGITSPRREVDVAELYVPFSWFEPMWLENLGFAERDEGWRMTADGATELGGSLPVNPSGGVLSTNPIGASGMLRFAEAALQVRGLAGAHQVDGAKVALGHAYGGGSQFFSMWIVARQQL
- a CDS encoding thiolase domain-containing protein encodes the protein MMAAREVAIVAFAQSPSVRREWARDDVELLLPVIQDALSQAGVRKEEIGFTASGSSDFVTGLPFSFVLALDAVGACPAIEETHVEMDGAWALYEACVRLSLGDVDTALVYAFGRSSLGEPRDVLGMQLDPYYVAPLAPDAISLAALQARALLDSGRATERALAEVAARSRRNARSNPNAQLSGDMVPETLLEAPYFIAPLRRHDCPPISDGAVAMVLAVGDKARAASSRPAWIRGVDHRIEPHGLGMRDLTRSPSTALAAANAGVAQGKVDVAELHAPFTHQELILREALGLDGDVDINPSGGALAANPLMSAGLIRIGEAALRIMNGSAHRAVAHATSGPCLQQNLVCVLEADS